ATGTATCTATACAAATGATTGAAAAGTGAGGAGTTAATTTACAAACAAAATATTATGAAAATCTAACAGATTATTCAAAGTGTCATTACCATCTTCTACATTCCATAATCGTGTCAATGGAATTGGTATAACACATCCTCCGGGTTTGCAGTGTTCAAAGGGAGTAAACACCAAAATTATAACATGTTAACAAATCATCATGTTGCATATATTGTACTATTTTCCCTTCATGATTTTTCCCTAATGATTTCTCGTAAAAGATTttaaatgatactccctccgtcccataatataagagcgttttttacactagagTAGTGTCAAAAACCCTCttgcattatgggacggagggagtacaatatagaTACAAGCTGTTCACATATGTTATATTAGTTTTTTCCTTACATTTTTTCCGCTGGATTTTAGAGGAGTTTTCAATAGCATATCAGATCGCATTCTTTACCCTTATGAGTTTCCTAACAAATTTTCTAATAATGGTTTTTAGCAAGTTTTTCCCCATCGAGGTTTATAAAGGAAAATATACATAGCATATTTATTGTTCTCTACACTAACCAATGAGTTTTCTCCCTTCTCAAAGGTTTTCTCATTTGAGCTACCAAGGAGACAATAaccattatatgttgcatcattcTTTCTTATTATTTTTTCACTGGGTTGAAAGAAGTTTTAGCAACGTGTCTGTCCAATTCACCATAATTTTTTCCCACTAGGTTTTTGGAGGAGAATTTCGAGACTATACAAAGGATTTCTTAAAATGAAAGGTGAATATACAATAAGCTTTTAATGATGGATTGTTCAAGAAGCGGTGTTGTACAAGGAGAAGTGTTCTATAATGTACATATGCATCCCTTCTTTCTCTCTCACAATATGTAACGGGCATCTCTCTGTGGCGTCCCCTTTGCATCAATGAAATCCAACACGGTTCTGTCAATTACTTTCTGTTCTTCATAATAAGAATGAAAGGTTGGATTCTCCATTGATGCGGATGTGGATGTGGACAGAATCGCCCCTGTTGGTAGAATCTGCATTGAGGCATATCCATCTCCCCCATAATATAAATTGCACATTTAATTTGTCAATGTCAGTTGTCGGACCACAATGGAGAATTGATATGTGGTTGGAAACCGAGTGACATTAAACATGAAGAGAGAAACAAACAAAAATGAATATGTATTTGTGGATGGAGAAGAAAACGTCGGGATAGCTAGGAGGAAGAAAACCGGGGGTGTGCAGGTTGAAAACAACATGTTCNNNNNNNNNNNNNNNNNNNNNNNNNNNNNNNNNNNNNNNNNNNNNNNNNNNNNNNNNNNNNNNNNNNNNNNNNNNNNNNNNNNNNNNNNNNNNNNNNNNNNNNNNNNNNNNNNNNNNNNNNNNNNTTCACTTGTGCTCAATATGTATGTGCCTTCTGTGATTTGTGTACAGAATATCTCTTTTGAGTGTCGCCGTATATGTCACGTGGCATTGGCAATGCACCGGCTTCTAACTAATACTACCGGTTAAGCTTGGATGCACGACACAAGCTAGAATGATTGCAGAAATGGTTGTTGAGTTGTTCGCCTTCCTTCTCGTACTGATCGCCTACACACCATGAAGGATGAAATTAACGAGGATGAATTTGTACATTTTATTTCTTCGGCGGCCACGAGAATAATTTTTTGTTTGTGGATGGAGGAGTAAACATGGGGCTAGAGGGAAGAAAACCAGGGTATGGGGGTTGAAAACAACATGTTCGGTTAAAGGAAGAAAACTGTGGTGTGTAGGTTGACAACAATTCATGCGGAGAGGAAGAAAATTGATGTGATGGCTGGAAATAACACCTTCACTTGTGCTCAATGTGTATGTGCCTTTTGTGTTTGTGTAGAGAATATCTTTTGAGTGTCGCCGTGTTTGTCATGTGGCAATGCATGGGCTTCGGGTAGTACTACCGGTTAAGCTTGGGTACACGACACAAGCTAGCTAGAATGGTTGCAGAAATGGTTGTTGAGCCGTGGAACTCGCCCGTGCTCATCACCCTCCTCGCCTTCCTTGTCGTGGTGATCACCGTCCTCGTCTCCACCAGGCGCGGCAGCAATGCGCCCCCGTCGCCGCGGGGCCTGCCGGTCGTCGGCCACCTCCACCTGCTCGGGAGCCTGCCGCACCGGAGCCTCCGGTCGCTGGCCGCGTCCCACGGCCCGGTCATGCACCTGCGGCTCGGCCGCGTGCCCACCGTCGTGGCCTCCTCCGCGGCCGCGGCGGAGGAGGCCATGAAGACCCGCGACCTGGACTTCGCCGGCCGCCCCAGGCTCCTCATGGTCGACCGCTTCTACTACGGCACCGGCGGCATCGGCTTCGCGCCCTACGGCGACCACTGGCGCCAGGCGCGCCGCGTCTGCGCCGTCCACATGCTCAGCGCGCGCCGCGTCGCGTCCCTGGGCCGCGTCCGGGCGCAGGAGGCCGCCGCGCTCGCCGGCCGCATCTCTGGGTCTGGCGGCGTCGTGAACCTGAGCGACAGCCTCGCCGTCTACTCCAACGCGGTCATCTCCCGCTGCACGCTCGGCGACGCGGACTGCGGGGtggagggcggcggcgcgaggctgAGGAAGGCGTTCGGCGAGATGGAGGAGCTGCTCGGCACGGTGCCCATGGGGGAGACGGTGCCGTGGCTGCGGTGGGTGGACACGGTGACGGGGCTGGAGCGGAGGGCGAGGCGCGTCTTCGAGGACATGGACGGGCTGCTGGAGCGGGTCATCGCCGACCACCGCCAgcgccgccgtgccgccgccgccaccggggaCGAGGACGAGGGAGACTTCGTGGACGTCATGCTGGACGCCGACGAGCTGGACACGGACAGCATCAAAAGCATCATCCTGGACGTGCTCGCCGCCGCCACGGACTCGACCTTCGCGCTGCTCGAGTGGGCGATGGCGGAGCTCATCAACCACCCGCACGAGATGCGCAGGCTCCAGGCCGAGGTCCGCGCGGCCGTCGGCCCCGGCGCCGGCGCCGTCGTCACGGAGGCCCATCTCCCGCGCCTCCCCTACCTGAGGGCCGTGATCAACGAGACCCTGCGGCTCCAcccgccgtcgccgctgctgctgccgcggGAGACGCTGGAGGACACCCGGCTGCTGGGCTACGACGTGCCGGCGGGCACCCGGGTCCTGATCAACGCCTGGGCCATCGGCCGCGACCCGGCGACGTGGGGGCCCCGCGCCGAGGAGTTCGCGCCGGAGAGGTTCGTCGGGTACGGCGGCCTCGGCGGTGCCGGGCAGGACTTCTCGTTCCTGCCCTTCGGCGCCGGGAGGAGGGGCTGCCCCGGGGTGGAGTTCGCCATGCTGTCCAACGAGCTGGCGCTGGCGAGCCTCGTGCATGGCTTCGACTGGGAGCTGCCCGGCGGGAGGGCGCCGCCGGTGGGCATGAGCGAGCTGTACGGCCTCTCCGTGTGCCTCAAGGCGCCTCTGCTTCTGGTCGCCAAGCCGTGGTCGTGCATGGATATGGATGGCGTTGAATGAGCTAGGATCGACGGTGCCGGGAAATACACTTTGGATGTTTGCTTTGTAACAGAGAAAAGTTTTTTTTTTTTCTCAACTCTCGGTGAAGTTTATTTTTGGTCCCTCAACTCCAAAATCGGACAACGTACACCCCTAACTACCCAAACGGGACAAGGTTCATCCCTAGACTCGGATTTGACCGGTTTTGGTGTTGACTCACCCCGGTTTTGACCCGTGCTCACTCATATTCCTGTAACTTTTTTTATATCCGTGAACTTTTTGAAATCCACATACACTTTTCAATTCTGCGTAGTTTTTTCAAGGTCGCGTATTTTTCAAAAATAAACATACTCAAATCAGCGAACTATTCTGAAATTCGCgtattttttttcaaatccatAATTTTTTAACATTTACGTACTTTTTCCAAATCCCTGTATTTTTTCCAAGTTTGTGTAATTTTATCAAATCCAAGTATTTTTCAAAGTCATGAACTGTTTTTGATATTCGCATACTCATTTCAAATCCACATGCTTTTCAAAGTCCGCATTTTTTTCAGATCCATGTTCCATTTATAATCCATGAACTTTGTTTAAAATTCACGTACTTGtttcaagttgaaataatttttgaAATCCACATATTTTTGCGTAAAAGAAGTCCATATCCGCGTACTTTTAACAAGTTCGCATAAAATTTTGAAATTCATTAACTCTTTCAAAAAAATGTACTCAAATATGAAAAGGTACATCaatttttaaaaattaaatgaactTCAAAAAAATACGCATATTTGAAAAAGTACATGAACTTGGAAAAAGTACACAAAATTTAGAAAGGTTCACATACTTGAAAAAAGTAACCAAATTTGAAAACATTATGTGGACCTGGAAAAGGTAGGCAAATTTGAGTCAGAACGGTCAAAACCAGGGTGGGACAACGCCAAAACAGGTCAAAACCGTGACCAGGGATGAATCTTGTTAGGTATCAGAAGTTAAGGGTGCAAGTTGTCCGATTTTGAAGTTGAGGGATCAAATTTAGACTCCACCAAGAATTAAGGGATGAAAAGTATACTTTTTTTTGTAATACAAAAAATTGAGGGCAAACCCTATTTCATTAATACACTTTGGATCGTTTGTATATACACCCTATACATATAGGGAGATTTTTCTTTAATAATTAAATAAAAAGTCAAAATAGTTAAGAAGTTTTTTTTTAATAAACTTGACCCACTTTTACACTAGTATATAAATTTCCAGAAGAAAGAAAACCAACGTTGACTTCACAGCGAAAAAGACAGAATTTATTTGCTATTATGGGTCTATTCATACTtcctccttcccaaaatataaggcgTGGGTTTACTTTTCTGGTCTTCGTCGGACAACTTTGATTATGATTTTCACGTATTATATGTCTATAAAATTTGTTtacaaacatatgaaataaaattgtTTTGCAAGACAAATACAACTATGCCATTTATACGTGTTCAATCCATGTATTTTGATGTATATTAGTGGTCGAAGTTATGCATCAAAGACCATATAAAGTCAATCGCGCCTTATattttggaaaggagggagtactattttggcc
Above is a window of Triticum dicoccoides isolate Atlit2015 ecotype Zavitan chromosome 5B, WEW_v2.0, whole genome shotgun sequence DNA encoding:
- the LOC119312682 gene encoding (+)-menthofuran synthase-like — its product is MVAEMVVEPWNSPVLITLLAFLVVVITVLVSTRRGSNAPPSPRGLPVVGHLHLLGSLPHRSLRSLAASHGPVMHLRLGRVPTVVASSAAAAEEAMKTRDLDFAGRPRLLMVDRFYYGTGGIGFAPYGDHWRQARRVCAVHMLSARRVASLGRVRAQEAAALAGRISGSGGVVNLSDSLAVYSNAVISRCTLGDADCGVEGGGARLRKAFGEMEELLGTVPMGETVPWLRWVDTVTGLERRARRVFEDMDGLLERVIADHRQRRRAAAATGDEDEGDFVDVMLDADELDTDSIKSIILDVLAAATDSTFALLEWAMAELINHPHEMRRLQAEVRAAVGPGAGAVVTEAHLPRLPYLRAVINETLRLHPPSPLLLPRETLEDTRLLGYDVPAGTRVLINAWAIGRDPATWGPRAEEFAPERFVGYGGLGGAGQDFSFLPFGAGRRGCPGVEFAMLSNELALASLVHGFDWELPGGRAPPVGMSELYGLSVCLKAPLLLVAKPWSCMDMDGVE